From Montipora foliosa isolate CH-2021 chromosome 6, ASM3666993v2, whole genome shotgun sequence, a single genomic window includes:
- the LOC138008742 gene encoding beta-1,4-galactosyltransferase galt-1-like, protein MHRMIRKVSHYRRRWCLLVFTMASTVFILSLHFELDAVQGIQSQAGIAVLQESSRQGDASSMIIKPTDEEKRSLSSSLINEVHAGGGKHRQLRCAEPQPVKSRFRQLSKGILVFSVWYDNRKPERFIRILLLLSRKNPLPLLTCKFESASKQTILASETVFYEHNENHHQRYGGFIASCVVPQELERIPCSINVSITSASKTQNVKNNSLAFPVGLTDRPRSPNSWKYGICIPPVHGDISVDKIVEFIELTKILGASHFTFYDLAMTERVRNVLSHYENKGLVSVLEWNLPEYIGNNLHYHGQVLSIMDCMYRSMRDLRFVAFHDLDEFIVPLRHDNMNSLLREIHKDQHCGHCFESVVFDPSTNHESTKISPLITQRIFYRTSQVIRYWTKCVVDPHRIFEQGIHHISKALEEYYDSDKVDWNIARVFHYRQCQDSRASMQLTCSNSFEVDKTMRKFGDQLMLNFQIALSDSDAGQAEIFTASQ, encoded by the coding sequence ATGCATAGGATGATTCGGAAAGTCTCTCATTACAGGCGAAGATGGTGTTTATTAGTCTTCACTATGGCTTCAACTGTGTTCATTCTATCGCTGCATTTTGAGCTTGATGCAGTTCAGGGAATTCAATCGCAGGCGGGCATTGCTGTTCTTCAGGAGAGTTCTCGTCAAGGTGACGCCTCGTCAATGATTATTAAACCGACAGATGAAgagaaaagaagtttatcatcAAGCTTGATAAATGAAGTTCATGCAGGAGGCGGAAAGCATCGACAATTGCGTTGTGCTGAACCGCAGCCGGTAAAGTCAAGATTTCGTCAGCTTAGCAAGGGAATTCTGGTGTTCTCGGTTTGGTATGACAATCGAAAACCGGAGCGTTTTATCCgaattttgctgttgttgtcaAGGAAAAATCCTCTTCCCTTACTTACTTGTAAATTCGAAAGCGCATCAAAACAAACGATTTTGGCAAGCGAAACTGTCTTCTATGAACACAACGAAAACCATCACCAAAGATACGGGGGCTTTATAGCTTCGTGTGTCGTTCCACAAGAGCTCGAAAGAATACCTTGTTCGATAAATGTTTCAATTACATCAGCCTCAAAGAcacaaaatgtgaaaaataaCTCCTTGGCCTTTCCAGTGGGTCTCACTGACCGTCCGAGGAGTCCAAACAGCTGGAAATATGGAATTTGCATACCTCCCGTGCATGGTGACATATCAGTGGACAAAATTGTAGAGTTTATAGAGCTCACGAAGATTTTAGGAGCCTCGCACTTCACGTTTTATGATCTCGCAATGACTGAAAGAGTGCGTAACGTCTTGAGCCATTACGAAAACAAGGGGTTGGTTAGCGTTCTCGAGTGGAATTTACCGGAGTATATTGGCAATAACTTGCACTACCATGGCCAAGTTTTGTCTATCATGGATTGCATGTATCGTTCAATGAGAGACCTGCGCTTTGTGGCTTTTCATGACTTGGATGAGTTTATTGTTCCTTTGCGACATGATAACATGAACTCACTGCTGCGGGAAATCCACAAAGATCAACATTGTGGGCATTGCTTCGAAAGCGTGGTCTTTGACCCATCGACGAATCACGAATCAACCAAGATCTCTCCATTGATAACACAGCGCATATTTTATAGAACAAGTCAAGTGATTCGATATTGGACCAAATGTGTGGTAGACCCGCATAGGATTTTCGAACAAGGAATACATCACATTAGCAAAGCCCTCGAGGAATATTATGATTCTGATAAAGTGGACTGGAATATTGCTCGCGTTTTTCATTACAGACAATGTCAGGATTCTCGTGCATCGATGCAACTAACATGCTCCAATAGTTTTGAAGTCGATAAAACTATGCGGAAATTTGGGGATCAACTAATGCTTAATTTTCAGATTGCATTAAGCGATTCGGATGCCGGCCAAGCGGAAATTTTTACGGCAAGTCAATGA